The following are from one region of the Stanieria sp. NIES-3757 genome:
- a CDS encoding acid phosphatase/vanadium-dependent haloperoxidase related, whose protein sequence is MQEVTDIFHNQILLVAILACFTAQGFKLIIELIRNRKVNFRYLVTTGGMPSAHSALVGALATSIGKTMGWSSPEFAIACLFAVIVMYDAAGVRQAAGKQAKLLNQIVDEIFQEGHNVNEERLKELLGHTPFQVLVGLILGISISILSFRGM, encoded by the coding sequence ATGCAGGAAGTGACTGACATTTTTCATAATCAGATTCTTTTGGTTGCTATCCTGGCTTGTTTTACGGCTCAAGGATTTAAACTGATTATTGAATTAATTAGAAATCGTAAAGTTAATTTCCGTTATTTGGTAACGACAGGAGGAATGCCAAGCGCGCATTCTGCTTTGGTTGGGGCTTTGGCAACCAGCATTGGCAAAACTATGGGATGGTCTTCTCCAGAATTTGCGATCGCTTGTCTGTTTGCGGTGATTGTGATGTATGATGCAGCAGGAGTTCGCCAAGCAGCAGGGAAACAAGCGAAACTTCTTAATCAAATTGTGGATGAAATTTTTCAAGAAGGTCACAATGTCAATGAAGAACGGTTAAAAGAACTGCTCGGACATACACCTTTTCAAGTTTTAGTAGGTTTAATTTTAGGAATTAGTATTTCTATACTATCTTTTCGAGGAATGTGA
- a CDS encoding ChaC family protein — translation MGLTRADLKSQLLQKILTTSALDLPILTEDQLKRSIQEILQQKPDVSEVWVFGYGSLIWNPCLQYENRCVGKIYGWHRHFCLWTPIGRGTPENPGLVLGLERGGSCQGVAYSIAAEHLEQELLLLWRREMVADSYIPRWVKVFFGQQVINAIAFTINPNTPIYAKNLSTEIIVECLATAKGQLGSASEYLHQTIEGLRAAEIKDKHLFHLHREVALKQLS, via the coding sequence ATGGGATTGACTCGCGCCGATCTTAAATCTCAACTTTTACAAAAAATTCTAACTACATCAGCTTTAGATTTACCGATCCTAACTGAAGACCAGTTAAAGCGATCAATTCAGGAAATTTTGCAACAAAAACCAGACGTTTCTGAAGTGTGGGTATTTGGTTATGGTTCTTTGATTTGGAATCCTTGTCTGCAATACGAAAATCGCTGTGTTGGTAAAATTTATGGCTGGCATCGACATTTTTGTTTATGGACACCGATAGGACGTGGTACACCAGAAAATCCTGGGTTAGTTTTAGGTTTAGAACGGGGTGGTAGCTGTCAAGGAGTTGCTTATTCCATCGCTGCTGAACATCTTGAACAAGAATTATTGTTATTATGGCGACGAGAAATGGTGGCAGATTCTTATATCCCTCGTTGGGTAAAAGTATTTTTCGGACAACAAGTAATTAATGCGATCGCTTTTACAATTAATCCTAACACTCCAATCTATGCTAAAAATTTATCTACAGAAATAATTGTTGAGTGTCTTGCTACTGCTAAGGGACAATTGGGTTCTGCTTCTGAATATCTTCACCAAACTATTGAGGGTTTACGTGCTGCTGAGATTAAGGATAAGCATTTATTTCATCTTCACAGGGAAGTAGCTCTCAAACAATTATCTTAA
- the tyrS gene encoding tyrosyl tRNA synthetase produces MSASVSESNFEWLSRGTSEIFPNQPNSEDADENLIQRILKSDRPLRIKLGIDPTGTDIHLGHSIPFRKLRAFQDAGHTAVVIIGDFTAQIGDPTGKSEVRRQLTTEEVKQNAQTYLEQLRPILDFDTPGRLEIRYNSEWLGKLNLAQIQELLATMTVGQMLAKEGFAERYSQEKPIFLHEFLYPLMQGYDSVAIEADVELGGTDQKFNIAVGRDLQRHFGKRTQFGLLLPILLGTDGTQKMSKSLNNYVGLREDALSMYSKLEKTPDNLLKDYFELLTNLDLNQLPDNPRECQKLLAIEVVSQFHGKEAAKDAQKTAEQIVLQGNTATGDSVPEYSLSQVEFPAKLFYILGASGLCQSSGEGRRQIQGGAVRLEGDRISDVNLTFNSAEELTGKVLQVGKKKFIRLID; encoded by the coding sequence ATGTCTGCTTCAGTTTCAGAGTCAAATTTTGAATGGTTATCACGGGGAACAAGTGAAATTTTTCCTAATCAACCCAATTCTGAGGATGCGGATGAAAATTTGATTCAACGCATTCTGAAAAGCGATCGCCCTTTACGGATTAAACTAGGAATAGATCCGACGGGTACAGATATTCATCTTGGTCATAGTATCCCATTTCGCAAGTTACGGGCATTTCAAGATGCGGGTCATACCGCAGTAGTAATTATTGGGGATTTTACCGCTCAAATTGGCGATCCGACAGGAAAATCTGAGGTTCGTCGTCAGCTTACTACCGAAGAAGTCAAACAAAATGCCCAAACTTATTTAGAACAACTCCGTCCGATTTTAGATTTTGATACGCCTGGTAGATTGGAAATTCGCTACAACTCAGAATGGTTGGGTAAGTTAAATCTGGCTCAAATTCAGGAATTACTAGCTACCATGACTGTAGGACAAATGTTGGCTAAAGAAGGTTTTGCCGAACGTTACAGCCAAGAAAAACCGATTTTCCTGCACGAATTCCTCTATCCTTTAATGCAGGGTTATGACTCGGTAGCGATAGAAGCAGATGTAGAGTTAGGAGGAACTGATCAAAAGTTTAATATTGCAGTAGGGCGAGATTTACAGAGACATTTTGGGAAAAGAACTCAATTTGGTTTATTATTGCCGATTTTGTTGGGAACTGATGGAACGCAAAAGATGTCTAAGTCTCTTAATAATTATGTAGGATTAAGAGAAGATGCGCTTTCGATGTATTCTAAGTTAGAAAAAACGCCTGATAATCTTTTAAAAGATTACTTTGAATTACTCACTAATTTAGATTTAAATCAATTACCAGACAATCCTAGAGAATGCCAAAAGCTGTTAGCAATTGAAGTAGTATCTCAATTTCATGGCAAGGAAGCAGCTAAAGATGCCCAAAAAACGGCAGAACAAATTGTTTTACAAGGTAATACTGCAACAGGCGACAGCGTACCAGAATATTCTCTCTCTCAAGTAGAATTTCCTGCCAAATTATTTTATATTTTGGGTGCCAGTGGTTTGTGTCAGAGTAGTGGTGAAGGGAGAAGGCAAATTCAAGGTGGTGCGGTTCGCTTAGAAGGAGATCGCATTTCGGATGTTAATCTGACTTTCAATTCTGCTGAAGAATTAACAGGGAAAGTTTTACAAGTAGGCAAGAAAAAATTTATTCGCTTAATTGATTAA
- a CDS encoding transposase IS4 family protein, producing MNQIILLRRTLKPLLGWHGARLNFLALFLIALLRVKTINLAELATGFRSNAKTESNYKRLQRFFRNFDLDYVVLAKAIVILMNIPQPWVLSIDRTEWSFGEKRFNVLLLGVVHNGVAYPLVWEMLEKKGNSNSDERMDLLERFCSIFPDVKVAYLTGDREFIGKPWLSYLLIEPTIRFRLRIRASDRINEGRKELRASIIFAHLQPGQTQVLSGKKLVWGRKVYVSALRLDNGELLIVITPDFCNTAISDYGQRWGIETLFGMFKTRGFCLESTHFNNSERLSKLLALMALALCWAVKTGEWLHQNYPIKIKKHGRLAKSIFRYGLDHLRSIVTDLDLKQNEFLFSLKFLSCT from the coding sequence ATGAATCAGATTATCTTACTACGACGAACCTTGAAACCGCTTTTAGGGTGGCATGGCGCAAGGCTAAATTTTCTAGCTTTGTTTCTCATAGCATTACTAAGAGTAAAGACAATTAACCTAGCAGAGCTGGCAACTGGTTTCAGGAGTAACGCGAAAACAGAATCCAATTATAAAAGGCTACAACGGTTCTTCCGTAATTTCGATTTAGATTATGTCGTTCTTGCCAAAGCAATCGTTATATTGATGAACATACCTCAACCTTGGGTTCTGAGTATAGATCGTACTGAATGGTCTTTCGGAGAGAAACGATTCAATGTTCTCCTCTTGGGAGTGGTACATAATGGCGTTGCATACCCTCTAGTTTGGGAAATGCTTGAGAAGAAAGGAAATTCTAATAGCGACGAAAGAATGGACTTACTTGAGCGTTTTTGCTCTATATTCCCCGATGTGAAGGTAGCTTATCTTACTGGCGACCGCGAATTTATTGGCAAGCCTTGGCTCTCGTATCTTTTGATTGAACCAACAATTCGATTTAGATTGAGAATTAGAGCAAGCGATCGCATTAATGAGGGACGAAAAGAACTCAGAGCATCAATTATCTTTGCTCATCTCCAACCTGGACAGACTCAAGTTTTATCGGGAAAAAAACTGGTTTGGGGACGTAAGGTTTATGTTTCTGCTTTGCGTCTGGATAATGGTGAGTTACTAATTGTGATTACTCCCGACTTTTGTAACACAGCAATTTCTGACTATGGACAGCGATGGGGTATTGAAACCTTGTTTGGAATGTTTAAGACCAGAGGGTTTTGTCTAGAATCGACTCACTTCAATAATTCTGAACGATTGAGTAAATTGTTGGCTTTGATGGCTTTAGCTCTGTGTTGGGCTGTCAAAACAGGAGAGTGGTTGCACCAAAATTACCCAATTAAAATAAAAAAACATGGAAGACTAGCAAAGAGCATTTTCCGTTATGGTCTTGATCATTTACGCTCTATTGTTACTGATTTAGACTTGAAACAAAACGAGTTTCTTTTCTCCCTAAAATTTTTGTCCTGTACTTAG
- a CDS encoding orotidine 5'-phosphate decarboxylase — protein MTNNKIIVPLDVSNLADAIAIVEKLPQVSFWKVGLELFVATGSDILKFLKDQQKQIFLDLKFHDIPNTVAGACRSASQYEVDLLTLHATAGKKALQAAVEAISTAEKPPKLLAITVLTSLSSRELAFELKIPLELPEYALKMAILAQESGIDGAVCSPQEVSQLREVCGKDFLLVCPGVRPNWAKAGDQSRVMTPSEAIKAGADYLVIGRPITAAENPVEAWEKICAEIK, from the coding sequence ATGACTAACAACAAAATTATTGTTCCTTTAGATGTTTCTAATTTAGCAGACGCGATCGCTATTGTGGAAAAACTACCCCAGGTTAGCTTTTGGAAAGTTGGGTTAGAACTATTTGTCGCAACGGGTAGTGATATCTTAAAGTTTTTAAAAGATCAACAAAAACAAATTTTCCTCGATCTCAAATTCCATGATATTCCCAATACAGTAGCAGGTGCTTGTCGTTCGGCAAGTCAATATGAAGTAGATTTATTAACTCTCCATGCCACTGCTGGCAAAAAAGCTTTACAAGCTGCTGTTGAAGCAATTAGTACGGCAGAAAAACCACCGAAATTATTGGCGATTACAGTCTTAACTAGTCTTAGTTCCAGAGAATTGGCTTTTGAGCTTAAAATACCTTTAGAATTACCAGAATACGCCTTAAAAATGGCAATTTTAGCCCAAGAATCAGGAATAGACGGTGCAGTATGTTCTCCTCAAGAAGTTTCCCAATTACGGGAAGTTTGTGGCAAGGATTTTTTGTTAGTATGCCCTGGAGTACGTCCCAATTGGGCGAAAGCAGGAGATCAAAGTCGGGTAATGACTCCTTCAGAAGCAATTAAAGCTGGTGCAGATTATTTAGTCATTGGTCGTCCAATTACCGCTGCTGAGAACCCAGTGGAAGCTTGGGAGAAAATTTGCGCTGAAATAAAATAA